One genomic region from Sphingobacterium multivorum encodes:
- a CDS encoding HK97-gp10 family putative phage morphogenesis protein gives MAKRFDIRTDGLDKLIKKLGPKGQRDLLGEVSAEFEVKANEIRNEAVSRVSVDQGFLRNSIKTDGKDLTWMIDVTADYASYQEFGTKTLAKVPPDLRDLAVSVNSGKASYKSFKQAIAEWIKRKGIPEQALWPIMAKIMNIGIHPRPFMGPAIKKVEPTIQRDVNAVIQRWLDK, from the coding sequence CTTGATAAGCTCATTAAAAAACTAGGTCCTAAAGGACAACGAGATCTCCTTGGTGAGGTATCAGCTGAGTTTGAAGTAAAGGCCAATGAAATAAGAAATGAAGCAGTTAGTAGGGTGTCTGTTGATCAGGGTTTTTTGAGAAATAGCATTAAAACTGATGGTAAAGATTTGACCTGGATGATAGATGTTACAGCAGACTATGCCAGTTATCAAGAATTCGGTACAAAGACATTGGCAAAAGTACCCCCTGACTTAAGGGATCTAGCTGTTTCTGTAAACTCAGGCAAAGCAAGTTACAAATCATTTAAACAAGCTATTGCGGAATGGATAAAAAGAAAGGGTATACCTGAACAGGCTTTATGGCCAATAATGGCTAAGATCATGAATATAGGTATCCATCCAAGACCATTTATGGGGCCAGCAATAAAAAAGGTTGAGCCGACAATTCAAAGAGATGTCAATGCAGTAATTCAAAGGTGGTTAGATAAATGA